A stretch of DNA from Primulina huaijiensis isolate GDHJ02 unplaced genomic scaffold, ASM1229523v2 scaffold23545_ERROPOS1600000+, whole genome shotgun sequence:
TAGATGCAACCGATGCATTTGTTGCTTATCATCCAGGCACAGCCTCGCAGTATCTTGACAAATTCTTTAACGGGTTTTATCTGGAAGACTATTCTGTGTCCGAGGTGTCCAAGGATTACAGAAAACTAGTGTATGATTTCTCTAAACTGGGACTTTTCGAGAAGAAAGGCCACGGGGTTTTGATTTCAATGTGTTTTATGGCCTTGCTCTTTTCTGTCAGTGTTTATGGAGTGATTTTCTCTGAGGGCGTGCTGTTGCATTTGCTCTGTGGTGGTTTGGTGGGATGCCTTTGGATTCAGAGTGGTTGGATTGGGCATGATTCTGGTCATTATCAAGTGATGATGACTCGAAAACTCAACAGAGTTGCCCAGGTTCTGTCTGGGAATTGCCTCTCGGGAATCAGCATCGCTTGGTGGAAATGGAACCATAACGCTCACCACATCGCTTGCAACAGCCTCGACCACGATCCAGATCTTCAGCACATGCCGTTCTTCGCCGTGTCTTCCAGGTTATATAACTCAATCACTTCTTGCTTTTACGAGAGAAAAATGGAATTTGACACTTTGTCAAGATTCTTGGTTAGTTACCAGCATTGGACATTTTATCCCGTTATGTGTTTTGCTAGGATTAATTTGTATGCACAATCATTCTTCTTGTTGTTATCTAAGAGAAAAGTGCCCAATAGAGGGCAGGAGCTATTAGGATTGCTGGTGTTCTGGATTTGGTACCCTTTACTTGTTTCTTGTTTACCCAGTTGGGGAGAAAGGGTGATGTTTGTCTTAGCGAGCTTCACGGTTACGTCTATTCAACATATTCAGTTCTGTTTGAACCATTTCTCATCTAATGTTTATCTTGGATTGCCTAATGGTAAAGACTGGTTCGAAAAGCAAACGACTGGAACTCTCAATATATCGTGCTCTTCTTGGATGGATTGGTTCCACGGTGGATTGCAATTCCAAATTGAACATCATTTGTTTCCTAGACTGCCTCGATGCCATCTCCGGAAAATTTCGCCCTTTGTGAGGGAACTCTGCAAGAAACATGGATTTCCTTATAACAGTGCATCGTTCTTGGAGGCAAATGTTATGACTGTGCAAACACTTAGAAATGCTGCGCTGCAGGCTCGGGATTTCTCCAAACCGGTTCCAAAAAATCTAGTCTGGGAAGCTGTCAACACTCACGGTTGAATCCAAGGAATGCTATCCACATTTCTCACAATTGGCTTGCGTTGTTTCTTGAACAATTTTTAAGTATGAGTCtgtttccatattttctaggaTGCATCATCCTTGTTTGCCGAAC
This window harbors:
- the LOC140967061 gene encoding acyl-lipid (9-3)-desaturase-like, whose amino-acid sequence is MGVQKRYITSDELKTHDKRGDLWISIQGKVYDVSEWAKDHPGGEVPLLNLAGLDATDAFVAYHPGTASQYLDKFFNGFYLEDYSVSEVSKDYRKLVYDFSKLGLFEKKGHGVLISMCFMALLFSVSVYGVIFSEGVLLHLLCGGLVGCLWIQSGWIGHDSGHYQVMMTRKLNRVAQVLSGNCLSGISIAWWKWNHNAHHIACNSLDHDPDLQHMPFFAVSSRLYNSITSCFYERKMEFDTLSRFLVSYQHWTFYPVMCFARINLYAQSFFLLLSKRKVPNRGQELLGLLVFWIWYPLLVSCLPSWGERVMFVLASFTVTSIQHIQFCLNHFSSNVYLGLPNGKDWFEKQTTGTLNISCSSWMDWFHGGLQFQIEHHLFPRLPRCHLRKISPFVRELCKKHGFPYNSASFLEANVMTVQTLRNAALQARDFSKPVPKNLVWEAVNTHG